The proteins below come from a single Plantactinospora sp. KBS50 genomic window:
- a CDS encoding Crp/Fnr family transcriptional regulator, with protein sequence MEGRLPEPGDALAGVDMFAGLEPEARQRVIAAAVPRTYRKGQLLFVENDPGESLIVLRRGAVAVFRTAPTGERAILTVMRPPDVLGEVSLLDASTRSTSAEAIEDTTALALSRGAFMELVHSNPRILDAVMRSLGGLIRRLTDQNADYVFLDLPGRVAKTLVRLAGESQASMITIELNQSQLAEMAGGSRQSVNQAIGSFASRGWLRTEGRRIVVTDVGALRRRAGMVDR encoded by the coding sequence GTGGAGGGACGCCTACCGGAGCCCGGCGACGCGCTCGCCGGAGTCGACATGTTCGCCGGTCTCGAACCGGAGGCGCGGCAGCGCGTGATCGCCGCGGCGGTGCCGCGTACGTACCGCAAGGGCCAGCTGCTGTTCGTCGAGAACGACCCGGGCGAGTCGCTGATCGTGCTGCGCCGCGGGGCGGTGGCGGTGTTCCGGACCGCGCCCACCGGTGAGCGGGCCATCCTGACCGTGATGCGCCCGCCGGACGTGCTCGGCGAGGTGTCGCTGCTGGACGCCTCGACCCGGTCCACCTCGGCCGAGGCGATCGAGGACACCACGGCGCTGGCGCTGAGCCGAGGCGCGTTCATGGAGCTGGTGCACTCCAACCCGCGCATCCTGGACGCCGTGATGCGCTCCCTCGGCGGGCTGATCCGCCGGCTCACCGACCAGAACGCCGACTACGTCTTCCTCGACCTGCCGGGTCGGGTGGCCAAGACGCTGGTTCGGCTGGCCGGCGAGAGCCAGGCGTCGATGATCACCATCGAGCTGAACCAGAGCCAGCTCGCCGAGATGGCGGGCGGTTCCCGGCAGAGCGTCAACCAGGCCATCGGGTCGTTCGCCAGCCGGGGCTGGCTGCGCACCGAGGGCCGCCGGATCGTGGTCACCGACGTCGGG